In Daucus carota subsp. sativus chromosome 4, DH1 v3.0, whole genome shotgun sequence, one DNA window encodes the following:
- the LOC108219443 gene encoding uncharacterized protein LOC108219443, translating into MEANICDGNNLDADVLLPPRKRLLAGLKKQNFDGISHVPSTPVITGEFDILLNNLLKSHINKSPEEILEVSRSAVEAAKKVAKAARAVAENKAEVAARAMAAAKSALDLFATMSEERSSREKYTRKNKMKRQVPVNMLYDKKQRVETDAELARDLHRAINSSPRTVKNSSVPDLKSVEHKRLVKRLSSEKLKYNNGGHSPPRSNGNGQTDKLCSDGSAQGAYAYRINENISKLDEGDHSNMTNRVSSFCGGKMKEVLEDPVGFGRKRGKIKQKKLPLSVCSFRDQEYPKEQLKTRSEVLSDGNVSKDTAGSNHLFSVGPAGGSMMSFERSGTWKCKEFKGPPIIEQNKDMQL; encoded by the coding sequence ATGGAAGCTAATATCTGTGatggtaataatttggatgctGATGTTCTTTTACCACCTCGAAAGCGGCTCCTGGCCGGATTAAAGAAACAGAATTTTGATGGAATATCACATGTTCCATCTACACCTGTAATTACTGGTGAATTTGACATCCTCCTCAATAATTTGTTGAAGTCTCATATAAATAAATCTCCAGAGGAGATCCTGGAGGTCTCAAGGTCGGCAGTTGAAGCTGCAAAGAAGGTTGCAAAAGCTGCAAGAGCTGTAGCAGAAAATAAGGCTGAGGTAGCAGCCAGAGCTATGGCTGCTGCTAAGAGTGCACTGGATTTGTTTGCAACTATGTCTGAGGAGAGATCTAGCAGAGAAAAATATACGAGGAAGAATAAGATGAAGAGGCAAGTCCCAGTTAATATGTTGTATGATAAGAAACAAAGGGTTGAAACTGATGCAGAATTAGCACGTGATTTACACCGGGCAATTAATAGCTCCCCAAGAACTGTAAAGAACTCTTCAGTTCCTGATCTGAAGAGTGTTGAACATAAAAGGCTTGTAAAACGTTTGTCTTCAGAAAAGTTGAAGTACAATAATGGAGGACATAGCCCTCCTAGGAGCAATGGAAATGGCCAAACAGATAAGTTGTGTTCTGATGGCTCTGCTCAGGGAGCATATGCTTATAGAATTAATgaaaacatatcaaaattagATGAAGGGGATCATTCAAATATGACAAATAGGGTTTCAAGTTTCTGTGGGGGGAAAATGAAGGAAGTGTTGGAGGATCCTGTTGGGTTTGGCAGAAAAAGGgggaaaattaaacaaaaaaagttgCCTTTAAGCGTTTGCAGTTTTAGGGATCAAGAGTACCCCAAGGAACAGCTGAAAACTAGAAGTGAGGTGCTGTCTGATGGGAATGTAAGCAAGGATACTGCAGGCAGTAATCATCTGTTCTCTGTGGGACCTGCTGGTGGTAGCATGATGTCGTTTGAAAGGTCAGGAACATGGAAATGCAAGGAATTCAAGGGACCGCCTATAATTGAACAAAACAAAGACATGCAGTTATAG
- the LOC108218064 gene encoding lysine histidine transporter-like 5 codes for MATPDAQNTQSEAEREEINKWLPITANRNAKWYYSTFHNVTAVVGAGVLGLPYAMSQLGWIPGLLALSISWIVTFYSFWQLIHMHEMVPGKRFDRYSELGEYAYGPTVGYWMVTPQQLIVQVATDIVYMVTGGKSLKKSCDMLHSWFSDVRQTYFILVFAFIQLVLSQVPDFNSLKIVSLAAAVMSFAYSMIAFVASIIRGTENRNVSYGVRAHTKAGIVFDVFSSLGTIAFAFAGHSVALEIQATIPSPSKKPMWRGVVVAYIIVAICYFCVSVGGFWAFGDQVDDDVLVTLEKPDWLIIIANFMVFIHVLGSYQVFAIVVFDKIESYLLQVRKLTPGRPLRLITRSTYVAATAFIGILLPFFGGLLGFFGGLAFSSTSYFLPCIFWLALKKPKRWSFHWFASYVCILIGVLITILAPIGGLRTIIVSASTYKMFT; via the exons ATGGCGACACCGGATGCTCAGAACACTCAGTCTGAGGCCGAAAGGGAGGAAATTAATAAATGGTTGCCTATTACAGCCAACCGAAATGCCAAATGGTATTACTCTACCTTTCATAATGTAACTGCTGTTGTTGGCGCGGGGGTGCTTGGCTTGCCTTACGCGATGTCCCAACTTGGCTG GATTCCAGGTTTATTGGCTCTGTCAATATCGTGGATAGTAACATTTTATTCGTTCTGGCAACTGATACATATGCATGAGATGGTGCCTGGGAAGAGATTTGACAGATACTCTGAATTGGGAGAATATGCCTATGGACCGACAGTCGGGTACTGGATGGTAACTCCTCAGCAGTTAATTGTACAAGTCGCGACAGATATAGTGTATATGGTTACTGGAGGCAAGTCCTTGAAGAAGAGTTGTGATATGTTGCATTCATGGTTCAGTGATGTTAGACAAACTTACTTTATCCTCGTATTTGCTTTCATTCAACTGGTTTTGTCTCAAGTTCCTGACTTCAACTCCTTGAAGATTGTTTCCTTGGCCGCTGCAGTCATGTCTTTTGC TTATTCAATGATAGCATTTGTTGCATCAATAATCAGAGGAACAGAGAATCGAAACGTAAGTTATGGGGTGAGAGCTCATACAAAAGCAGGAATAGTATTTGATGTATTCAGCAGCCTTGGTACAATTGCGTTTGCATTTGCAGGCCATAGTGTTGCTTTAGAGATTCAGGCCACCATTCCTTCGCCTTCCAAGAAGCCTATGTGGAGAGGCGTCGTCGTTGCTTATATCATTGTTGCCATCTGTTATTTCTGTGTTTCTGTTGGAGGTTTCTGGGCTTTTGGTGATCAAGTCGACGATGATGTTCTTGTTACTCTGGAAAAGCCCGACTGGCTTATTATTATTGCTAATTTTATGGTGTTCATCCATGTTCTGGGAAGTTACCAG GTTTTTGCAATTGTTGTATTCGACAAGATTGAGTCCTATTTGTTACAAGTACGAAAACTCACTCCAGGACGACCACTTCGCCTTATCACACGTAGTACGTATGTGG CTGCAACGGCTTTTATTGGGATATTACTTCCCTTTTTCGGAGGGTTATTAGGATTTTTTGGAGGGCTTGCATTCTCATCAACATCTTACTTT CTCCCCTGTATTTTCTGGCTCGCCCTCAAGAAACCCAAGAGATGGAGCTTTCACTGGTTTGCTTCATAT GTGTGCATTCTAATTGGCGTTCTAATTACAATCCTGGCACCGATAGGAGGTTTACGAACAATTATTGTATCAGCCAGCACTTACAAGATGTTCACCTAA
- the LOC108215890 gene encoding WUSCHEL-related homeobox 8, with product MDWENNPEEGKDAHTSNTITTINNNINTNSNNGGAGMFVKVMTDEQMEVLRKQIAVYATICQQLVDLHKSLTNQHDLAGVRMGNPYCDPSMGHKITGRQRWTPTPVQLQILERMFEQGNGTPSKQKIKEITSELSQHGQISETNVYNWFQNRRARSKRKQQVSAPNNAESEVETEVDSPNHNKTKSEDFQSQHESAPRSEELCFQNPEISSGMHSLDPGSHKVEPPYPSGSSSTPAASMGQMSFYGSMLSNPRMEHLIGKMENPGNYNTFLHPDDYNMTG from the exons ATGGATTGGGAAAACAATCCAGAAGAAGGAAAAGATGCACACACCAGTAACACTATCACCACTATCAATAACAATATCAACACCAATAGTAACAATGGAGGAGCAGGGATGTTTGTCAAGGTCATGACTGATGAACAGATGGAGGTTCTCCGCAAACAAATAGCTGTTTACGCTACTATTTGTCAACAGCTTGTTGATTTGCACAAGTCGCTCACCAATCAACACGATCTTGCTG GAGTCAGAATGGGAAATCCGTACTGTGACCCGTCTATGGGCCACAAAATTACTGGCAGACAAAGGTGGACTCCGACGCCCGTGCAACTTCAAATACTTGAACGTATGTTTGAGCAAGGAAATGGAACTCCAAGCAAGCAGAAGATCAAGGAGATCACCTCTGAATTGTCTCAGCATGGCCAGATTTCTGAAACCAATGTTTATAATTGGTTCCAAAATAGACGTGCTCGTTCAAAAAGAAAGCAACAGGTTTCTGCACCAAACAATGCTGAATCGGAAGTGGAGACAGAGGTTGACTCACCTAATCATAACAAAACAAAGTCTGAGGATTTTCAGTCGCAGCACGAGTCAGCTCCAAGGTCTGAAGAGCTCTGCTTTCAAAATCCTGAGATAAGTTCTGGCATGCATAGCTTAGATCCAGGGTCACATAAAGTGGAGCCTCCATATCCAAGTGGCTCCAGTTCAACGCCAGCTGCAAGTATGGGCCAAATGTCCTTTTATGGAAGCATGTTATCAAATCCAA GAATGGAACACTTGATTGGAAAAATGGAGAATCCTGGAAACTACAATACATTTTTGCATCCAGATGACTATAATATGACAGGTTGA